One window of Nostoc sp. C052 genomic DNA carries:
- a CDS encoding glycosyltransferase family 4 protein, with product MYQKIFDQSLVYQCSNFNVGGSGGVETYLGSLFEHRPPDISDRVLKSLKNIDQSQFKLLHIHSPDLLLQLTGECPTIFSVHNHSLYCPSGTKYLAEQQTVCDHNFSYLGCTWGKLVDKCGSRKPLRTLKELQTTHQFLDVLKKIKITFIANSEYVRQELIKNGVPPEQTVTLHCGISIPQTATAPLSLEVHQNHRILFAGRIVSDKGLEWLLKTLIHTDPKIQLDIAGEGWERPRLEKLANTLGLNKRITWHGWCDADKLNKLYQQCFAVIFPSVWPEPAGLITLESYARYRPVIGSAVGGIPEHLQDGETGILVPANDIQKLADAINELYIDHEKSRYMGEQGHALLMKEFTMAAHVNNLRTIYAKTIAEFPDKAKKVYSISQAK from the coding sequence ATGTATCAGAAAATATTTGACCAAAGCCTGGTTTATCAATGCTCCAATTTTAATGTCGGTGGAAGCGGAGGTGTTGAAACTTATTTAGGTTCTCTGTTTGAACATCGACCACCTGATATTAGCGATCGCGTGTTAAAATCACTGAAAAATATCGATCAAAGCCAGTTCAAACTGCTGCACATCCACAGTCCAGATTTGCTATTGCAGCTTACAGGCGAATGTCCGACTATCTTCAGCGTTCATAATCACTCACTTTACTGTCCTAGTGGCACAAAGTATTTAGCAGAGCAACAGACAGTCTGCGATCACAACTTTTCTTACTTAGGATGTACCTGGGGTAAATTAGTAGATAAATGTGGTAGCCGTAAACCCTTAAGAACCCTTAAAGAACTGCAAACCACTCATCAGTTTTTAGATGTATTAAAAAAGATAAAAATTACTTTTATTGCTAATAGCGAATATGTCCGGCAAGAGTTAATTAAAAATGGTGTACCTCCAGAACAAACTGTAACTCTACACTGTGGAATCTCTATACCACAAACAGCAACAGCACCTTTGAGTTTAGAAGTCCATCAAAATCATAGAATTTTATTTGCTGGACGGATTGTTTCTGATAAAGGTCTGGAATGGTTACTCAAAACCTTAATACATACAGACCCGAAAATTCAACTTGATATTGCAGGTGAAGGCTGGGAACGACCACGGTTAGAAAAGTTAGCAAATACCCTTGGATTGAATAAGCGGATTACTTGGCATGGTTGGTGCGACGCTGACAAATTAAATAAACTTTATCAACAGTGTTTTGCAGTTATCTTTCCTAGTGTTTGGCCTGAACCTGCTGGTCTTATAACTCTAGAATCTTATGCTCGTTACCGACCTGTAATTGGTAGTGCAGTAGGCGGGATTCCAGAACATTTACAAGATGGAGAAACGGGTATTCTTGTTCCAGCTAATGATATCCAAAAGCTGGCTGATGCTATTAATGAGTTGTATATAGATCATGAGAAAAGCCGATATATGGGTGAACAAGGTCATGCTTTATTAATGAAAGAATTTACAATGGCTGCTCATGTAAATAATCTCCGAACAATTTATGCAAAAACAATAGCTGAATTTCCTGATAAAGCTAAAAAAGTATATAGCATTTCTCAAGCTAAATAA
- a CDS encoding glycosyltransferase family 2 protein → MSLHQESQQPLVSVIIPTYNRPEYLKQAIASAIKQTYQNIEIIISDNCSSENPQELVESFGDSRIRFWRHQQNVGMLANQLHGFKMAQGKYVASLHDDDIWNEDFLAKLIPPLEANSDLIIAFCDQYIIDANGIINDVGTEENTRGYKRDKLAEGIYQPFYKIGLVDKSIPTAASCVIRNNFVNWDSLPSEVGGMWDLYLTYLCCISGHGAYYYPERLTRYRAHEQTDTMLSGSRDVQAKLRKAKSEMFCYQVFMEDARLQEFRTYFQQKWLEANTTFGIGLLRSEQIAAARPYFWQTLKKQKFNVRTLAAFGLSFTPRFLASKLMKISK, encoded by the coding sequence ATGTCACTGCATCAAGAATCCCAACAACCTTTAGTCAGCGTTATTATCCCTACCTATAATCGGCCAGAGTATCTCAAGCAAGCGATCGCTAGTGCTATAAAACAAACTTATCAAAATATTGAAATTATTATTTCTGATAATTGTAGTTCAGAAAATCCCCAAGAACTTGTCGAATCTTTTGGTGATTCACGCATCAGATTTTGGCGACATCAGCAAAATGTGGGTATGTTAGCTAATCAACTACATGGCTTCAAGATGGCGCAAGGTAAATATGTTGCTAGTCTCCATGACGATGATATCTGGAATGAAGACTTTTTAGCAAAGCTTATACCACCACTAGAAGCGAATTCTGATTTAATTATCGCTTTTTGTGACCAATATATTATAGATGCTAACGGCATAATAAATGATGTTGGAACTGAAGAAAATACACGTGGTTATAAGCGAGATAAACTAGCAGAAGGAATTTATCAACCTTTCTATAAAATTGGATTAGTAGATAAAAGCATACCTACCGCAGCATCTTGTGTGATTCGCAATAATTTTGTGAATTGGGATAGTCTGCCGTCAGAAGTTGGCGGAATGTGGGATTTATATTTAACTTATCTGTGCTGTATATCTGGTCATGGCGCTTACTATTATCCAGAAAGATTGACGCGATATCGTGCCCATGAGCAAACTGATACTATGCTCAGTGGTAGTCGAGATGTACAGGCAAAACTCCGCAAAGCTAAAAGCGAAATGTTTTGTTATCAAGTTTTTATGGAAGATGCTCGTCTACAAGAATTTAGAACTTATTTTCAACAAAAATGGTTAGAAGCTAATACCACTTTTGGAATTGGTTTACTACGAAGTGAACAGATAGCAGCAGCGCGTCCTTATTTTTGGCAAACATTGAAAAAACAAAAGTTTAATGTCCGAACTCTGGCAGCATTTGGTCTGAGTTTTACTCCGCGGTTTTTAGCCAGTAAGTTGATGAAAATATCGAAATA